In Primulina huaijiensis isolate GDHJ02 unplaced genomic scaffold, ASM1229523v2 scaffold20025, whole genome shotgun sequence, the following are encoded in one genomic region:
- the LOC140966101 gene encoding oxygen-evolving enhancer protein 2, chloroplastic-like: MVNIIQEMASAACLLNNLAALSSPAARAFSQRSNAVKSGLVVCRAAQKQSAAHEDGGSTAEAAAMSRRLALTVLIGGAAVGSKVSPADAAYGESANIFGKPKTNTEFTPYNGDGFKLTIPSKWNPSKEVEFPGQILRYEDNFDSTTNVSVMITPTDKKSITDYGPPESFLSSVNYLLGKQVYFGQTDSEGGFDSGAVAAANILEASTTEIGGKPFYLLSVLTRTADGDEGGKHQLISATVSNGKLYICKSQAGDKRWFKGARKYVESAINSFCLA, translated from the exons ATGGTAAATATAATCCAAGAAATGGCGTCAGCTGCATGTTTGTTGAACAATCTTGCAGCACTGTCCTCTCCAGCTGCAAGAGCTTTTTCCCAGCGCAGTAACGCGGTGAAATCCGGTCTGGTGGTGTGCCGGGCCGCCCAGAAACAGTCTGCGGCTCATGAAGACGGTGGCAGCACAGCCGAGGCGGCTGCAATGTCGCGTAGATTGGCTCTCACTGTGTTGATCGGTGGTGCTGCTGTGGGGTCCAAGGTTTCACCTGCCGATGCTGCTTATGGAGAATCTG CCAATATCTTTGGGAAACCAAAGACCAACACAGAATTCACGCCTTACAACGGGGACGGGTTCAAATTAACCATCCCATCAAAGTGGAATCCAAGCAAAGAAGTAGAGTTTCCAGGACAGATTCTGAGATACGAGGACAACTTTGATTCCACGACCAATGTTTCTGTGATGATCACCCCTACTGACAAGAAGTCCATCACTGACTATGGACCCCCGGAAAGCTTCCTTTCTTCA GTGAACTATCTTCTAGGAAAACAAGTGTACTTTGGTCAAACTGACTCAGAG GGAGGATTTGATTCAGGAGCAGTGGCAGCTGCAAATATATTGGAGGCATCAACCACAGAGATCGGTGGAAAGCCTTTCTACCTTTTATCGGTTTTGACAAGAACAGCAGATGGAGATGAGGGGGGCAAACACCAGCTGATATCTGCCACGGTGTCAAATGGGAAGCTGTACATTTGCAAATCACAGGCAGGAGACAAAAGATGGTTCAAAGGTGCTAGGAAATACGTTGAGAGTGCGATTAACTCTTTCTGTCTTGCCTGA